One window of Methylococcus sp. EFPC2 genomic DNA carries:
- a CDS encoding diguanylate cyclase, whose product MSGPWKRLCLSLLLLLQCDNGRAESVLHLGILAYRAEEDTQIRWQPLAGYLEHAIPGTRFDLVALNFAGLEKAIRERRLDFVLTQPAHYVQLAYRNGLSSPLATLVAQANGEAQDAYGGVIFTLSERRDIATLADLKGRRIAYSTRESLGGYQAQTYELELAGVRLSPETRLIEAGLPQDNTVRAVLENRAEVGFVRTGLLEAMAKEGKLDPSRLRIVNPQELADFPHAVSTRLYPQWAFAALNFGDSDLARKVTAALLSLPQGGEVAQRMGIHGFTIPADYRSVENLLRTLRLPPFEQTPEFTPTDVWRRYRWPILAAATMAALVLALAVRLLAAKRRLDDEHARVMSLIEGTQVGTWEWDIPTGRLTVDARWAEITGHTLDELHPVGIATWRELAHPDDLKHAETLLRRHFAGELDYYDCEYRLRHKQGHWVWVQDRGRLNSRNRDGKPSRMSGTRSDITERKRVEERLRLLAVALESAGDGIVITDPDARIEWVNKAFTRLTGYSMSEAIGRHPAELVKSGQQTQTFYQAMWKSIQGGREWRGEVINRKKNGELYTEQLTITPVLDAGGAVTHFVGIKEDITGRKRLEAELVAQATTDGLTGLANRRHFLTRLEAELARLRRQPEQVASLLMLDLDHFKQVNDTHGHEGGDAVLKHFAAVLSRDLRESDIAGRLGGEEFVVLLTGTGPEDAMTRAERLRGLVQASPVRFADGHIPFTVSIGVTGIAQSDAGVSAILRRADQALYRAKLSGRNRVELFKAAAE is encoded by the coding sequence ATGAGCGGACCATGGAAACGACTGTGCTTATCCCTGCTTCTGCTTCTTCAATGCGACAACGGCCGGGCGGAATCCGTTTTACACCTGGGAATACTGGCTTACCGGGCCGAAGAAGACACCCAGATTCGCTGGCAGCCGCTGGCCGGCTACCTGGAGCATGCCATACCGGGCACGCGCTTTGATCTGGTCGCCCTGAACTTCGCGGGACTGGAAAAGGCGATCCGCGAACGCCGACTGGATTTCGTTCTGACCCAGCCCGCCCACTACGTACAGCTCGCCTACCGCAACGGGCTATCCTCTCCGCTCGCCACCCTGGTCGCCCAGGCCAACGGCGAGGCCCAGGATGCTTACGGCGGCGTGATATTCACCCTGAGCGAACGGCGCGATATCGCGACACTCGCCGACCTCAAAGGCAGGAGGATAGCCTACAGTACCCGCGAGTCGCTCGGCGGCTACCAGGCCCAGACTTATGAACTGGAACTCGCCGGCGTGCGACTGTCCCCGGAGACACGCCTGATCGAAGCCGGCCTGCCCCAGGACAACACCGTGCGCGCGGTGCTGGAAAACCGCGCCGAAGTCGGATTCGTCCGTACCGGCCTGCTGGAAGCCATGGCGAAGGAAGGCAAGCTCGATCCGAGCCGGCTGCGCATCGTCAATCCGCAAGAGCTGGCGGACTTCCCCCACGCCGTATCCACCCGCCTGTATCCGCAATGGGCATTCGCGGCCCTCAACTTCGGCGATTCCGACCTGGCCCGCAAGGTCACGGCGGCCTTGCTGAGCTTGCCCCAGGGAGGCGAGGTCGCGCAGCGCATGGGCATACACGGCTTCACCATCCCGGCGGACTACCGCTCCGTGGAGAACCTGCTGCGTACGCTGCGCCTGCCGCCTTTCGAGCAGACACCGGAATTTACCCCTACCGACGTTTGGCGCCGCTATCGTTGGCCGATCCTGGCCGCGGCCACGATGGCGGCCTTGGTCCTGGCGCTCGCGGTGCGTCTGCTCGCAGCCAAACGCCGGCTCGATGACGAGCACGCGCGGGTGATGTCGCTCATAGAAGGCACGCAGGTCGGCACCTGGGAATGGGACATACCGACCGGCCGGCTGACCGTGGATGCGCGCTGGGCGGAGATCACCGGCCATACCCTGGACGAATTGCACCCCGTAGGCATCGCAACCTGGCGCGAACTCGCCCATCCCGACGACCTGAAACACGCCGAAACGCTGCTGCGCCGCCACTTCGCGGGTGAACTCGACTATTACGACTGCGAATACCGTTTGCGCCACAAACAAGGCCATTGGGTCTGGGTGCAGGATCGCGGCCGGCTCAATAGCCGCAACCGGGACGGTAAGCCCTCGCGCATGTCCGGCACCCGCAGCGATATCACCGAGCGCAAGCGGGTGGAGGAGCGCTTGCGGCTACTGGCGGTGGCGCTGGAATCGGCCGGCGACGGCATCGTCATCACCGACCCCGACGCCCGCATCGAATGGGTCAACAAGGCCTTCACCCGGCTCACCGGCTATAGCATGAGCGAGGCCATCGGGCGGCATCCGGCCGAACTGGTCAAGTCCGGCCAGCAGACCCAGACCTTCTACCAAGCGATGTGGAAATCCATACAGGGCGGTCGGGAATGGCGCGGCGAGGTGATCAACCGCAAGAAGAACGGCGAACTGTATACCGAACAGCTCACCATCACCCCGGTCCTGGACGCGGGCGGTGCGGTCACGCATTTCGTCGGCATCAAGGAAGACATCACCGGGCGCAAGCGCCTAGAAGCCGAGCTGGTCGCCCAGGCCACCACCGACGGACTGACCGGGCTGGCCAATCGCCGGCATTTCCTCACCCGCCTGGAAGCCGAACTGGCCCGCCTGCGCCGTCAACCCGAGCAGGTCGCCTCTCTGCTGATGCTGGATCTCGACCATTTCAAGCAGGTGAACGACACGCACGGCCATGAGGGCGGCGACGCCGTGCTCAAGCACTTCGCGGCCGTCCTGTCCCGCGATCTGCGCGAAAGCGACATCGCCGGCCGTCTGGGTGGGGAAGAGTTCGTCGTGCTCCTGACCGGAACCGGACCGGAAGACGCGATGACGCGCGCCGAACGTTTGCGCGGCCTGGTGCAGGCATCGCCGGTGCGCTTTGCGGACGGCCACATACCCTTCACGGTCAGCATCGGCGTCACCGGCATCGCTCAGTCCGACGCCGGTGTAAGCGCGATCTTGCGCCGGGCCGACCAGGCCCTCTACCGCGCCAAGCTATCCGGTCGCAACCGGGTGGAATTGTTTAAAGCCGCGGCGGAATGA
- a CDS encoding EAL domain-containing protein, giving the protein MSLRPSWSRWPLRLTLPLLMSAAMLAGIASSLYLTHQQYRRELASQVTAQAREASARFARQAERALPQHNTDDLEREIMLHAAQRSGVDLAALVSPDGTVLFAQRVDWKNRAIGDVRPSWNVARFARTVHGALVNEQWQGDGTRLSVLMPYNHPPDAGELVSRRRGAVVLEYDIHRELAEAAVSNLVRHAPSIATVVLLTLLQIGWLNRHLARPLAELATTARRIGGGEFDVPSATGGAGEVALLGLALHDMAQRLAEMDAAQAHRVERFRQQNDIVARLVRHTTNLSDFAGFSRMMTEAASEFFAVARANVWLLREGDSLLYCIDHYDSPARSHTQGAVLQQKQFADEFAALQQATYIDADDAMSDPRLTGYRDGYLKPNRIVSMLDVVLRVGDRVIGVFCLEHVDTPHAWRPHEIAFACQLGALLTNVAEEEERRLSERLLAHQAGVLEMVASDRPLPDILDALARGFEAQSPGLLVSILLLSSDGVRLHHGAAPNLPADYTSAIDGIVIGPKVGSCGTAAYFVKPVAVEDIATDPLWADYCELALHHGLAACWSTPILDADARVLGTFAIYSRTPAFRQPPQQKLIDHYTHTAAIAIQRRRMAAELSAREAQMNRLFQAVEQSPESILITGAGERIEYVNDAFVKSSGYSRDEIIGRPLHFQAADGVADIHYDAMRQALRLGENWQGELSNHRRDGSERIDRAIAAPVRDEKGMISHYLLALQDITRLREAEARIERLAYFDALTGLPNRALVRDRLAKQLAAIRRDIRTQGLMVLDIDRFQTINDARGHARGDEVLRKFVERLVGLLAPGDVLARIGSDEFVLLLQSGDGQQAAHQAMTSAEKIHAGLRRPLQIGQDELVVGASIGITLFPEDDADTPDDILCRADTALHRAKGAGDSQSAFYESDMRTAAEQYFQVERELRTAVPAGELRLYLQPQVDSSGTRVGAEALLRWQHPRRGLLAPGTFIAVAEETGLIVELDRWVLTEVCRFLAGRDGVMSVNISPRHFRKADFAAWLKACLREHGISGSRITLELTEGVLIDNPNEIVAKMNDLAELGIRFAIDDFGTGYSSLAYLKRLPIHELKIDKTFVQDAPVDPDDAALVEAILAVAGHLRLKVVAEGVETAEQAAFLNSRAEVVLQGYLYGKPEPAECLGRLMEEDQR; this is encoded by the coding sequence ATGAGCTTGCGCCCTAGCTGGTCGCGGTGGCCACTGCGCCTGACCCTCCCCCTGCTGATGTCGGCCGCGATGCTGGCCGGCATCGCAAGCTCGCTCTACCTGACTCACCAGCAATATCGCCGGGAACTCGCATCGCAGGTCACGGCACAAGCCAGGGAGGCATCCGCCCGCTTTGCGCGGCAAGCGGAACGGGCACTGCCGCAGCACAATACCGACGATCTGGAGCGGGAAATCATGCTGCATGCCGCGCAGCGGAGCGGCGTGGATTTGGCGGCCTTGGTCTCGCCCGACGGCACGGTATTGTTCGCCCAGCGGGTCGACTGGAAAAACCGCGCCATAGGGGACGTCCGGCCGAGCTGGAACGTAGCGCGCTTCGCCCGAACCGTGCACGGCGCGCTGGTGAACGAGCAGTGGCAGGGCGACGGCACGCGATTGAGCGTGCTCATGCCCTACAACCATCCGCCGGATGCAGGCGAACTCGTCAGCCGTCGGCGCGGCGCCGTGGTGCTGGAATACGACATCCATCGCGAACTTGCCGAAGCCGCCGTCTCCAACCTGGTCCGGCACGCCCCCAGCATCGCCACGGTCGTGCTGCTGACGCTGTTGCAAATCGGCTGGCTCAACCGGCACTTGGCCCGTCCGCTGGCCGAACTGGCGACCACCGCGCGCCGCATCGGCGGCGGCGAATTCGACGTACCCTCGGCTACGGGCGGGGCAGGCGAAGTCGCGCTGCTCGGCCTGGCGCTGCACGACATGGCGCAGCGCCTGGCGGAAATGGACGCCGCGCAAGCGCACCGCGTGGAGCGTTTCCGGCAACAAAACGACATCGTCGCCCGGCTGGTGCGCCACACCACGAATCTCAGCGACTTCGCCGGTTTCAGCCGCATGATGACGGAAGCCGCCAGCGAGTTTTTTGCGGTGGCCAGGGCTAACGTCTGGTTGCTGCGCGAGGGCGACAGCCTGCTGTACTGCATAGACCACTACGACTCGCCCGCCCGCAGCCATACGCAAGGCGCAGTCCTGCAGCAGAAGCAGTTCGCCGACGAGTTCGCCGCGCTGCAGCAGGCCACCTACATCGACGCCGATGACGCGATGAGCGACCCGCGGCTGACCGGCTACCGGGACGGTTATCTCAAGCCCAACCGCATCGTTTCCATGCTCGACGTGGTGCTGCGGGTGGGCGATCGGGTCATCGGCGTGTTCTGCCTGGAACATGTCGACACACCGCATGCCTGGCGCCCGCACGAAATCGCTTTCGCTTGCCAGCTCGGCGCGCTGCTGACCAATGTCGCCGAAGAAGAGGAGCGACGCCTCTCCGAGCGCTTGCTGGCCCATCAGGCCGGGGTGCTGGAAATGGTGGCCTCGGACCGCCCCCTCCCGGACATCCTGGACGCCCTGGCCAGAGGCTTCGAAGCCCAGTCGCCGGGGCTTTTGGTTTCCATACTCCTGCTGTCCTCCGACGGCGTGCGCCTGCACCACGGCGCAGCGCCGAACCTGCCGGCGGACTATACGAGCGCCATCGACGGCATCGTCATCGGCCCCAAGGTAGGCTCTTGCGGAACCGCGGCCTATTTCGTCAAGCCGGTCGCGGTCGAAGACATCGCGACCGATCCTTTGTGGGCCGACTATTGCGAACTCGCACTCCACCATGGCCTGGCCGCCTGTTGGTCGACCCCGATACTGGACGCCGACGCCCGGGTATTGGGTACCTTCGCCATTTACAGCCGCACACCGGCCTTCCGTCAGCCGCCCCAGCAAAAACTGATCGATCACTACACCCACACCGCGGCCATCGCCATCCAAAGGCGCCGGATGGCGGCCGAGCTGAGTGCTCGGGAAGCGCAGATGAACCGGCTTTTCCAAGCGGTCGAACAAAGCCCGGAAAGCATATTGATCACGGGCGCCGGTGAGCGCATCGAATACGTCAACGATGCCTTCGTGAAAAGCAGCGGTTACAGCAGGGACGAAATCATCGGGCGCCCCTTACACTTCCAGGCCGCAGACGGGGTCGCCGATATCCACTACGACGCCATGCGGCAGGCTTTGCGCCTGGGGGAGAACTGGCAAGGCGAACTGAGCAATCATCGCCGGGACGGCAGTGAACGCATCGACCGGGCCATCGCCGCGCCGGTGCGCGACGAAAAGGGCATGATCAGCCATTATCTGCTGGCACTCCAGGACATCACCCGGCTGCGGGAAGCCGAAGCCCGGATCGAACGGCTGGCCTATTTCGATGCCCTGACCGGACTGCCCAACCGTGCCCTCGTGCGCGACCGTTTGGCGAAGCAACTGGCCGCGATTCGACGCGACATCCGTACGCAGGGCCTGATGGTGCTCGATATCGACCGTTTCCAGACCATCAACGACGCCCGCGGGCATGCCCGCGGCGACGAAGTGCTGCGCAAATTCGTCGAACGCCTCGTCGGCCTGCTGGCGCCGGGCGATGTCCTGGCGCGCATAGGCTCGGACGAGTTCGTGCTGCTCCTGCAGTCCGGCGACGGCCAGCAGGCCGCTCACCAGGCGATGACGAGCGCGGAAAAGATCCACGCCGGGCTGCGCCGGCCTTTGCAGATCGGACAGGACGAACTGGTGGTCGGCGCCAGCATCGGCATCACCCTCTTTCCGGAAGATGATGCGGACACACCGGACGATATCCTGTGCCGCGCCGATACCGCCCTGCACCGTGCCAAGGGCGCGGGCGACAGCCAGAGCGCATTTTACGAATCCGACATGCGCACCGCCGCCGAACAGTATTTTCAGGTCGAGCGTGAACTGCGCACCGCCGTCCCCGCCGGGGAATTGCGGCTTTACCTGCAGCCCCAGGTCGATTCCAGCGGAACGCGGGTCGGCGCCGAAGCATTGCTGCGCTGGCAGCATCCTCGGCGCGGACTGCTCGCGCCGGGAACGTTCATCGCGGTGGCGGAGGAAACCGGTCTCATCGTCGAACTGGACCGCTGGGTGCTGACCGAAGTCTGCCGCTTCCTGGCTGGCCGGGACGGCGTGATGTCGGTCAACATCAGTCCGCGCCATTTCCGCAAGGCGGATTTCGCGGCCTGGCTGAAAGCCTGCCTGAGGGAGCACGGCATATCCGGCTCGCGCATCACCCTGGAATTGACCGAAGGCGTGCTGATCGACAATCCGAACGAAATCGTCGCCAAGATGAACGACTTGGCCGAACTGGGCATACGCTTCGCCATCGACGATTTCGGCACCGGCTATTCTTCCCTCGCTTACCTGAAACGTCTGCCCATCCACGAACTCAAGATCGACAAGACGTTCGTGCAGGATGCGCCGGTCGACCCGGACGATGCCGCGCTGGTGGAGGCCATACTCGCGGTTGCCGGGCACTTGCGGCTGAAAGTGGTTGCCGAAGGCGTGGAAACGGCCGAGCAGGCCGCATTCCTCAACAGCCGGGCAGAGGTCGTCCTGCAGGGCTATCTTTACGGCAAGCCCGAGCCGGCGGAGTGCCTAGGCAGGTTAATGGAAGAGGACCAACGATGA
- the gloB gene encoding hydroxyacylglutathione hydrolase gives MNDRTETSPAEIVQIPVLQDNYVYLIHDPASGATAAVDPAEAEPVLLALERRGWRLSHVLNTHHHGDHVGGNLELQARTGCTIVGYAGDRARIPGIGVAVKEGDRIPIGEQSAVVLEVPGHTRGHIAYWFTAANALFCGDTLFALGCGRLFEGTAEQMWTSLGKIRDLPPATLIYCAHEYTQANGRFALTVEADNVALIERMKRVDEARTRNEATVPSMLSEELETNPFLRAGDSARFAQLRRQKDQFKA, from the coding sequence ATGAACGACCGAACCGAGACATCCCCCGCTGAGATCGTGCAGATCCCGGTGCTGCAGGACAACTATGTCTATCTGATCCACGACCCGGCCTCCGGCGCGACGGCCGCGGTCGACCCGGCGGAAGCCGAACCCGTCCTGCTCGCCCTGGAGCGGCGGGGCTGGCGGCTGAGCCACGTGCTGAACACCCATCATCACGGCGATCACGTCGGCGGCAATCTGGAACTGCAGGCGCGCACCGGCTGCACCATAGTCGGCTACGCCGGCGACCGGGCGCGCATACCCGGCATCGGCGTGGCCGTGAAGGAGGGCGACCGGATCCCCATCGGCGAACAGTCGGCCGTGGTGCTGGAGGTCCCGGGCCATACGCGCGGTCATATCGCCTACTGGTTCACCGCGGCGAACGCGCTGTTCTGCGGCGATACCCTGTTCGCCTTGGGCTGCGGGCGATTGTTCGAAGGCACGGCCGAACAGATGTGGACTTCGCTCGGCAAAATCCGCGACCTGCCGCCGGCCACCCTCATCTACTGTGCCCACGAATACACACAGGCCAACGGCCGTTTCGCGCTGACCGTCGAAGCGGACAACGTGGCCCTCATCGAGCGCATGAAACGGGTCGATGAGGCCCGAACGCGGAATGAAGCGACGGTGCCGTCAATGCTGAGCGAGGAACTGGAGACCAATCCCTTCCTGCGCGCGGGCGACAGTGCAAGATTCGCTCAGCTAAGACGGCAGAAGGACCAGTTCAAGGCTTAG
- a CDS encoding DNA mismatch repair protein MutS encodes MSTAYPPLLQGDSTRPPGIPSVAPAAYGEGVIDDTNFQTIEVEPLFQALNHTQTRIGQAVLYRSLARPLDDAEQIRAKQDALGELEKRPELGLALNQMINEAARGEADFWALLYGEFLGLAGRPAHELEFGGYGYDQYRKGTRFLLNLTGQVEVFPEVASGYLRELLQTLREFSKSRAHELMRGPVYRSEKGLLTRSEKRWYIPAVAFKPTLFKPLAITLLILVLVALMQFAPIVLDLAASVAPVFWLFLLPLGMVYVPIVGGFDRDGCIYPLRDIFKRSPEVQAALDALGQLDELASMLNFKEAYGHPVCLPKLLPGTHHSIKLKGVRNPVLGKGAPDYVANDLSLTDERLLFVTGPNSGGKTAFCKTLAQSQLLAQIGGYVPAASAELTVADRIYYQVPEISHLGDGEGRFGAELKRTKAIFLASSARSLVILDELSEGTTHEEKIAISSDILDGFREKGATTILITHNHELVERFQKRQTGLTRQVEFKNDQPTYRLVEGVSTVSHADRVARKIGFGKEDIARLLKGEKSS; translated from the coding sequence ATGAGCACAGCGTACCCGCCCCTGCTACAGGGCGACTCCACCCGCCCTCCTGGCATCCCGTCGGTTGCACCGGCGGCTTACGGCGAAGGCGTGATCGACGATACGAATTTTCAGACCATCGAGGTGGAGCCGCTGTTTCAGGCGCTGAACCACACGCAAACCCGCATCGGACAGGCCGTTTTGTACCGTTCTCTGGCACGCCCCCTGGACGACGCGGAACAGATACGAGCCAAACAGGACGCGCTGGGGGAGCTGGAAAAACGCCCCGAGCTGGGTCTGGCGCTGAACCAGATGATTAACGAAGCCGCGCGCGGGGAGGCGGATTTCTGGGCGCTGCTGTACGGCGAATTTCTCGGCCTGGCCGGGCGGCCGGCGCACGAACTGGAATTCGGCGGTTACGGCTACGATCAATACCGCAAAGGCACGCGCTTCCTGCTGAATCTCACCGGCCAGGTGGAGGTCTTTCCGGAGGTCGCAAGCGGCTATCTGCGCGAGCTGTTGCAAACCCTGCGGGAATTTTCCAAAAGCCGCGCCCATGAGTTGATGCGGGGGCCGGTGTACCGCAGCGAGAAAGGCTTGCTGACCCGTTCCGAGAAACGCTGGTACATCCCGGCCGTCGCCTTCAAACCCACGCTGTTCAAACCGCTCGCCATCACCCTGCTGATCCTGGTGCTGGTGGCGCTCATGCAATTCGCGCCCATCGTGCTCGATCTGGCGGCGTCCGTCGCGCCGGTATTCTGGCTCTTCCTGCTGCCGCTCGGGATGGTCTACGTGCCCATCGTCGGCGGATTCGACCGCGATGGCTGCATCTATCCGCTGCGCGACATTTTCAAACGCTCGCCCGAAGTGCAGGCCGCCCTGGATGCCTTGGGCCAGCTGGACGAACTGGCGAGCATGCTGAACTTCAAGGAGGCCTACGGCCACCCGGTGTGCCTGCCGAAACTGCTGCCCGGCACGCATCACTCGATCAAGCTCAAAGGCGTGCGCAATCCGGTGCTGGGCAAGGGTGCCCCGGACTACGTCGCCAACGATCTGAGCCTGACGGACGAACGCTTGCTGTTCGTCACCGGCCCCAACAGCGGAGGCAAGACCGCGTTCTGCAAGACCCTGGCGCAGAGCCAGCTGCTGGCCCAGATCGGCGGCTACGTGCCGGCGGCATCGGCCGAACTGACGGTGGCCGACCGCATTTATTATCAGGTGCCCGAGATCAGCCATCTCGGCGACGGCGAAGGCCGCTTCGGCGCCGAGCTCAAGCGCACCAAGGCCATCTTCCTGGCCTCCAGCGCTCGCAGCCTGGTGATCCTGGACGAGTTGTCGGAAGGGACGACGCACGAGGAAAAAATCGCCATTTCCAGCGACATCCTGGACGGCTTCCGCGAAAAAGGCGCCACCACGATATTGATCACCCACAATCACGAACTGGTGGAGCGCTTCCAGAAACGGCAGACAGGCCTGACACGGCAGGTGGAGTTCAAGAACGACCAACCGACCTATCGCCTGGTCGAGGGCGTATCGACGGTCAGCCACGCCGACCGGGTGGCGCGCAAGATAGGCTTCGGCAAGGAAGACATCGCCCGCTTGCTGAAAGGCGAGAAATCGTCCTGA
- the cysQ gene encoding 3'(2'),5'-bisphosphate nucleotidase CysQ has translation MSSPIEGSYYTPIMREPSRFLKDIVELSREAGGEILKIYHSNFRVAEKDDHSPLTAADLVSHQRLLRGLESLAAVYPVLSEESAAVPYAERQAWETYWLIDPLDGTREFVKRNGEFTVNVALVHQGKPVLGVVHAPVLGASYFAAEGCGAFVQRGDDLPHEIAVRTPAPARITVVGSRSHWTPGLEAYLERLGGYELRSMGSSLKFCLVAEGVADLYPRLGPTSEWDTAAAQCVVEEAGGAVVDLDGEPLRYNGKESLLNPYFLVYGDKSRDWRDYSAGLRGAATPRPARHPPLDAAGTQRFAPL, from the coding sequence GTGAGTAGTCCGATAGAAGGAAGTTATTACACGCCGATTATGAGGGAGCCCTCGCGATTTCTGAAAGACATCGTTGAGTTGAGCCGCGAGGCGGGCGGCGAAATACTCAAGATCTACCACTCCAACTTTCGCGTCGCAGAAAAGGACGACCATTCGCCCTTGACCGCGGCCGATCTGGTTTCCCATCAGCGCCTGTTGCGCGGACTGGAGTCGCTCGCTGCGGTCTATCCCGTGCTGTCGGAAGAATCCGCCGCAGTGCCTTACGCAGAGCGACAGGCATGGGAGACCTATTGGCTGATCGATCCTTTGGATGGCACCCGCGAATTTGTCAAGCGCAACGGCGAATTCACGGTCAACGTCGCGCTCGTCCACCAGGGTAAACCGGTGCTGGGCGTCGTCCATGCGCCGGTGCTGGGCGCCTCCTATTTTGCCGCCGAAGGTTGCGGAGCCTTCGTGCAGCGAGGGGATGATTTGCCGCACGAGATCGCCGTGCGCACCCCGGCGCCGGCCCGCATCACCGTGGTCGGCAGCCGCTCCCATTGGACGCCCGGCCTGGAGGCTTACCTGGAGCGGCTCGGCGGGTACGAGCTGAGGTCCATGGGCAGTTCCCTCAAGTTTTGTCTGGTGGCCGAAGGGGTGGCCGACCTGTATCCACGCTTGGGCCCGACCTCTGAATGGGACACGGCGGCCGCGCAGTGCGTGGTGGAGGAGGCGGGCGGGGCGGTGGTGGATCTGGACGGCGAGCCTCTGCGCTACAACGGCAAGGAGTCTTTGCTCAATCCCTACTTCCTGGTCTATGGCGACAAGTCGCGCGACTGGAGGGACTATTCCGCGGGTCTGCGCGGGGCGGCGACGCCTCGGCCAGCACGGCATCCGCCGCTCGATGCGGCCGGAACTCAGCGCTTCGCCCCCCTATAA
- a CDS encoding YdcF family protein — MSDAFLISASLQSLLFPPGLSLLLLLLALLVRAPAKRSFFLALGLGTLYLSSVPATATWLRGHLEPYPPVPLEHSAAEAIVVLAADRYVEAPEYGGDTLYRFGLERARYAAWLHKKTGLPILVSGGAVLGEPVPEAELMKSVLNEFGVEVRWLESRSTNTYENARFSAAILKGAGIGEALLVTHAWHMPRAQEAFARAGLKTIPAPTGFHRPYAPGNPLNWLPSAESLLKTWLALHELVGRSWYRWQYYRASTTDPGHEP, encoded by the coding sequence ATGTCCGACGCCTTTTTGATTTCGGCGAGCCTGCAATCGCTGCTGTTTCCGCCCGGCTTGTCATTGCTCTTGTTGCTGCTGGCCTTGCTGGTTCGTGCCCCGGCGAAGCGGTCCTTTTTTCTCGCGCTGGGCCTGGGCACCCTGTATCTGAGCAGCGTCCCGGCCACCGCGACCTGGCTGCGCGGCCATCTGGAACCCTACCCGCCGGTGCCGCTCGAGCACAGCGCGGCCGAGGCCATCGTGGTGCTCGCGGCAGACCGCTATGTCGAAGCGCCCGAATACGGCGGAGACACGCTCTACCGCTTCGGTCTGGAGCGGGCGCGCTACGCTGCCTGGCTGCACAAGAAGACCGGGCTGCCCATCCTGGTCAGCGGCGGTGCGGTGCTCGGCGAACCGGTCCCCGAAGCCGAGCTCATGAAATCCGTGCTGAACGAGTTCGGCGTGGAAGTCCGGTGGCTGGAAAGCAGGAGCACCAACACTTACGAGAACGCCCGTTTTTCCGCCGCGATACTCAAGGGAGCCGGCATAGGCGAGGCCTTGCTGGTCACCCATGCTTGGCACATGCCGCGTGCCCAGGAAGCTTTCGCGCGGGCCGGCCTGAAGACCATCCCCGCACCCACCGGCTTCCACCGCCCTTACGCCCCCGGTAATCCGCTCAACTGGCTGCCGAGCGCCGAATCGCTGCTGAAAACCTGGCTGGCCCTGCACGAACTGGTGGGCCGTAGCTGGTATCGCTGGCAGTATTACCGCGCGTCGACCACCGATCCGGGACATGAACCATGA
- the yrfG gene encoding GMP/IMP nucleotidase has protein sequence MITWSDIDEVFLDMDGTLLDLNFDNHFWLEFVPQRYAEHHGLTPAEAKLVLQPRFKAMEGRLEWYCLDYWTEQLELDIAGMKQEIAGLIGVLPHATEFLQAVRDSGRRLVLVTNAHRKSLGLKLEKTSLGVYFDNIVSSHDLGAPKEAPEFWHALAEVEAYDAGRTLMVDDSLPVLRAARAHGLHHLVAVRKHDSTRPSRPIDEFTAIEDFRELMPVQRVAGG, from the coding sequence ATGATAACTTGGAGCGACATCGACGAGGTATTCCTGGACATGGACGGTACCTTGCTGGACTTGAACTTCGATAACCATTTCTGGCTGGAATTCGTCCCGCAGCGCTATGCCGAACACCATGGCCTGACGCCGGCGGAGGCGAAGTTGGTTTTGCAGCCGCGCTTCAAGGCCATGGAAGGGCGTTTGGAATGGTATTGCCTGGACTACTGGACCGAGCAACTCGAACTGGACATCGCCGGGATGAAACAGGAAATCGCCGGACTCATCGGCGTCTTGCCCCATGCGACCGAGTTTCTGCAGGCGGTGCGCGACAGCGGCCGGCGGCTGGTGCTGGTCACCAATGCCCACCGCAAGAGCCTGGGACTCAAGCTGGAGAAAACCAGCCTGGGCGTGTATTTCGACAACATCGTCAGCTCGCACGATCTCGGCGCGCCCAAGGAGGCGCCCGAATTCTGGCACGCCCTGGCTGAAGTCGAGGCTTACGACGCCGGCCGCACCCTGATGGTCGACGACAGCCTGCCGGTGCTGCGCGCCGCCCGCGCCCATGGATTGCACCATCTGGTGGCCGTGCGCAAACACGACAGCACTCGGCCCAGCCGGCCTATCGACGAATTCACCGCCATCGAGGATTTCCGCGAGCTCATGCCGGTACAGCGCGTGGCCGGCGGCTGA